The Amphiura filiformis chromosome 8, Afil_fr2py, whole genome shotgun sequence genomic sequence AGAGTATGAAACCAATGAGTTGGCAGCTGATGAGGATGATCACAAAAGAATTCAACGGGCCGAATATCGAGCAGGAAAAAAGATCAAGCAGAAGCAAGCTAGCAAGCAAGcggcaaaaaagttcaaaaaagatggcggcGCTTCCGTTGGTGGTGGTTTTGGTATGCCTGGTTCTTCTAGTCAGCTTTTTCGTGCAGGAGGGTCCTTCACTGGGCCCATCAGCAGGCAAGGCAAAGGCAGTTGCTACTTCTGTGGGAAGTTCGGCCACTGGAGAGAAAGTTGTCCAGCCAGACGGCAGCAGTTTAGTACAAACCAGCCGCAAAATGCTGGAGGCATCTAAAGTAAATAGAGCTAAAGTTAAGTATGATAATTCATGTAGCGTAGATGAATGTGTCTGTATTTCAGATGATATAGTATTTGATTATGCAGATTATGAGAGAAGCGAAGGTAATATTGCGATCAAGGTTTCAGGTAGGCTAAAAGCCACGCCCAGTTTTGGCGGGAAATTGGGGCACCACAGTTTATAATGGAAACTATTGAAAACGGATATGTAATTCCTTTTTATGACGAGCCTCCGATGCAATCATCCAAGAATAACAGGTCTGCGTATAATAATCACGAATTTGTGTCTGAGGCCATATCTGAGCTGGTAAAATTGGGGTCTGTAGAAATTTGTCAATCTCCCCCACACGTTATTAACCCACTCACTGTTTCTATTCAGCCAAACGGAAAAAGAGGCTAATTCTTGACCTGAGGATGGTAAACAAGTTCATTCGCAAGCAATCTGTTAAGTTTGAGGATATGAGAACAGCACTGCTGTTTCTTAGGAAAGGTGGTTTCATGTTCAAATTTGACTTGAAGTCCGGGTATCATCATATAGAGATTCACCCTATGCATAGAAAATTCTTGGGATTCTCATGGAATCTCAATGGTAAAGTGCGTTATTTTAGATTTTCGTGCCTGGCATTTGGTTTGAGTTCGGCTCCATTCATTTTTACTAAAATAGTTCGACCGTTGGTAAAGAAGTGGAGAAGCGAAGGCAAGGCAATTGTAGTATTTCTAGATGATGGTCTAGGTTTTGGTGGGTCTGTAGATAAAGCAAAAGAGGCTAGTGATAGTATTAAAGCCGATCTGATTAAATCTGGATTTGTGCCGAATATCCAGAAGTCGATTTGGAGCCCAACAATAACATTAGAGTGGTTGGGATATGATATTGATCTAGAATCGGGTGCATTTGGGGTCACCGGAAGAAGAGTTCAAGACATCCATCAAAGTACTACCACTATTCTTAACTACAAAGACAATAGTGGGAATTTAAATGTGAAGGCTAGACTTCTGGCTAGTGTGGCGGGAAAAATTGTTTCCACTAGCCTGGCAGTTGGAAATATAGCAAGATTAATGACGAAATCTTTACATGTCTGTGTAGAAGGTAAAGAAAACTGGGAATCCTTTGTTTGTGTGTCGGAAGAAGCCATTAGTGAATTagagttttggcgggaaaatattCGTACTCTCAATTGTGCAAAAGTTGAACCGAAAACAGCAGCatctaaaatagtatattcaGATGCAAGTAGCACTGGCTACGGTGGGTATGTAGTAGATATGTCGGATGATATTGCTCATGGGCAATggaatcaagttgatgcaagacgaAGCTCGGCATGGAGAGAGCTTAAGGCCGTAGAAATGGTCATGGCTTCATTTGTCAAGAAGCTTGGGAATCATGTTGTGAAATGGTTTACGGATAACCAAAGTGTTGCAGCGATAGCAACAAAAGGCAGTATGAAAACTGATTTACAAGAAATTGCTTTGAACATTTTCGGAATTTGTGTCCAAGATAATATATCTTTAGAAGTGGAATGGGTCCCTAGATCAGACAATGAAAGAGCTGATTATATCAGTCGCATTATTGATGCTGATGATTGGGCTATCTCAGATTATATATTTGAGAAATTGGACACAAGATGGGGTCCCTCATACAATAGACAGATTTGCCAGTTTTACAATGCAAAGTTGCCAAGATTCGATTCGAGGTTTTGGAACCCAGGTTGTGAGAATATAGACGCATTTACTGTGGATTGGTCTAATGAAAATAACTGGTTAGTGCCACCTATCCACCTCATTCCAAGAGTCCTATTTCACATGATGCGTTGGGGGGCAGCAGGAACTCTTATTTGCCCTCAGTGGTATGCGGCCCCTTTTTGGCCGATATTGTTCCCAGATGGACAGACTCCTATAGTTGGAGTGGTGGATATACAGGAATTACAGTATTTTCCTGGTATGTTTGTAAATGGCAGATACAATAACGAGCAGTTCGTTAAACAAATAGCCAGAAGTGCTATTCTGGCGGTAAGAGTCCAGTTTTAATCGAATGCGTTGAGCAAAATCGGTTGGATTTGAAATCctaataaatttgatattttaagagAAACATTCTGTAAATTGAGTATGCCATGATATTGGTAATGAGTTTTCGAGGAAATACAAAGAACTTTATATAAATGAAATGCAACAAATATCAAAGCTTGCAACGAAGAAAGAGTTACATGCTAATATAGCAGGAATCTATGAAGATTGATTTGGTACTCAATGCGTGAAGGACGGCATTGACAAGAAGTGAAAATTAGTAAGTAGGTAGAGTAATCAGACAATGTTAgaaatattagtaggcctaaatacatttgacTGCGGAATtcctaaaaattgttttcatttcatttgcaGGTAATCTTCCAGAGTGGTATATGGTCAGATGCGGGATACGAAGAGCATGATGAACTGAACAAATTAGCATCAGAATTGCCTGGTGTGACATTAAACTCTAGAGCCGATTCAACTATAAAACaatatggggagcattttgcaatTGGTGCACATGGGCTGACAGATTTGGAAAGTCAAAAATTCCAGCGGATCCctattatgtttcattatatctcATTCATGTCAGTCATTCAGCCAACACACCAGCACCTATTTTGAAAGCCACTGCTGCTATTTCATGGGCTCATAAATTGGCAGGGAGTTCAGATCCTTGTCTTTCTCCAATTGTTAAGAATGCTGCTGAGGGTTTGAAACGTAAATTAGCATCTCCTACCGTTAAAAAGGAGCCTATAACAGCAGAAATTCTGGTTAAAGTATATGATCACTATTGTGCAGATTTGTCCATCAAGAATTTGCTTACTATTAGAACTGTAACAATGTGCTTGATAGCTTATGCAGGGTTTCTCCGTTTTGATGAACTTTCTGAGATAAAAAGAGGGCATATAACATTTGAGTTATCACATATGTCAATTCTGATTCCTTCTAGCAAGACGGACATTTATAGGCAAGGTAAATCAGTTATTATAGCACGTCTGACATCAAGAGTTTGTCCTGTTCGTATGTTACAGAAGTATTTAGAGTTAGCTCAGGTCCAAGATTCATGTTCATTCATTTTCAGGAGTTTGTCTGCCACAAAAATGGGTTACAAATTGCGCAAGGATAACCGACCAATGTCATATACTAGAGTTCGCGAAGTCATTTTGGATGCGCTCAAGCCAATAGTTGGCGACACATCAAAATTTGGTGTCCATAGCCTGCGTTCAGGGGGTGCCACAGAGGCAGCTAATGCGGGGTGCCTGAAAGATTATTTAAGAGGCACGGCAGATGGAGGTCTGATTCAGCCAAAGATGGCTATGTCAAGGAAAGTTTACCAAAATTGCTTTCAGTTTCCCAATCGTTGGGATTGTAGATTTCCCTGACTTTTACTTCATTGAGCTCACGATTCGCTGTGGCCGGTGCAAATAAATACCAACACAACGCAAGCTTATGTATTAAAAAGTGTTTTATTGGCGGGCATTGGTGTCGTTCTTTGGGAGTATAGTggagaaatgaaaatatgtgcgtttgagcgccctcggcgaattagcatatatttattttcttcacgtTACGTCATAATGAATGACTTGGTGTGCGCCGGGGCGTGTTAGTGTTTGGTAGTCACTTCAGGTTGGTAGCACCACGCAGCACAcacgcttttttcaaaattttttgttaAATCCAAAAAATTTTAATGCgtatttttaaaaggttttgcCTCTGTCGGTTATCCAGGGTGGGTATTTGACTGATTGTTCGGGGCGGAAAGAATTCAATCATCAGGTTGACATGAGGTAGAAAGCCAGGGTCATCGTACGTTctcaatttttctccaaaaatagtaATCGGGAGATTTTTCAAGAGTTTTCGTAGCCCGCTCCTACCGCGATTGTTTTCTTTTAGGCTTTAGGCTTCCCCATTGTATTAGTCTAGGATCCCACTGCATTGTTTGTACAAGTAGAGTAAGAAAAAAGATtcacaattattataataattgtgcCTGCTCTCATTGAGCTCACGATTCGCTGTGGCCGGTGCAAATAAATACCAACACAACGCAAGCTTATGTATTAAAAAGTGTTTTATTGGCGGGCATTGGTGTCGTTCTTTGGGAGTATAGTGGAGAACTATGTTGTTTTGTCATATCTTATACCCCTATAGAGACCAGTACACCTTGACTACATATCTGTATCATAGCAACAGTCGCATTGACCAAGAGACAAATGCTAGTAGCGATTACGGGCGATTCAGTCATGGCCAAAATAAAGAGCGACTTGCGGTTAAGTTGCTTTTGGTTCGACTCTCAAGTGAATTAATAATGATGGGCATGCTTGCGACTTATCAAATTATATGTATACACTAATCCgatgagccaagtgatggtcagaattcattccgccaAAACTGttgttgtaactgcccaattgaGTTGAAAAAGTcctgcttcaaaatcaatcttattatgtattgcattgtaaactttcagcatcTTTTTGTCACATGGGTGAtggaacacagtttaaaattcccacaaagcctgcatcatttcacatttcacgtTGGATGCCCCCCTTTATGGAGAATGTCAACAAGTACCTTCCTTTCGCCTGAATACCATCTTCTCAAGCATCATTTTTTGAGTACATTCAACAAGTTCTCTCAAATTGCTGCTGGCAAGTATGCAATCATGTTTTTTAACATCAAAGTTCTAGAGGTTCACTTCATCGATCACCACTCACATTAATTCTAAACGTCAATGTTTCCCATATGGTTAAAGGAGACAATGATAAAACAAACAGGCAGGTTCTGCTTTCCTCATAGAGAAAGTATTTGATGTCATTTGTACCTTTAGTGATGCAAGATGTTTTAACATCTCTGCAATCTTAAAAGATTGCAGAGCTGTAACCAGGTGACAGGCAGTTCTCTCAGAATAAAAATTTTCAGTGAAATTTGGATGTAAGAAATCTTTAAATCAGAATGTCTTTGATCATGTTTCCCCTCCCAACTGGTACAACTTGTCATGTCAATGACCAGGCTATTTCTCCTTAACAACCATGTATGTTACGCACCTGCAAGAGAGTGCTCATTTTTGTGATTGTATGTTAGATTGTActattgttttgtattatttgttaAGATTGGCACTAGCTAGTAAATGATTATGTAATCAATGTGTCACATTTAGACTTCATTGccattgaggtttttttttttagtatacaATGATATCTGTCTTTATTAAAGATATTGACATGGTCTTTCTGTTAACCTTCATATCACACAAGttctttttgttcttttaaaTGCTGGTTTTGTTCAGCATAACTTCAGCGAagagttttgaaataaaaaaggaTTGATCATCAACTTGACAGCAGTATGTGTTGCTGTTATTACTATTACATTATATTGGACATGACAAGTAACAAGATACGTTCCCTCATTTTTACCCCTCAGGCAAAGTCAAGTTTGGGTTGtataaaattgacattttcagAATAGAATCTACTGCTCATACTACATAACAGCATATTGTGGAAAGTTACAGTTGTAGAATGTTTTCTGATCATAGACAAATTCGAATTTTACATTCCTCTATTTTAGCTTTGATGACAGAAATGTACCATGCTACAAGCAGTAAGGACATGAATATTATGCAAGTCTCAAGTTATGGAAACAATGATCTTAAAAATGGTCTCTGATTGAAATAACTTACCCTATTGAAAGATGAACaatttgtaaacaaattaaaCTTGTCGGTCACTATATAAATACCTGCTTTAGCATTTCATCAATTACCGGCCAGTTTATTTCAACACCAGTTTTGTACATCTTGAGTAGTGAAGAAATTGCTTGTTTTAGtttgtaaaaatatataacaCCTGTAATGTTCAAGCTGATTTCTTCTCAGAAATATCTCTGATTTTTAATGTGTCAATTGAATGGATTTGGAAGGGATTGTCTAACTATACCATAAGATATACTTGATAGTATGACCATGCGGGGAAAATGTATCAATTATCATTTGTCCTTAATATTTGAAATGATATGATCCAAGTATCGTTAGCATACGTAAAACAGATTAAGCATGTAAAATATGTcacatcaaaataattggtacaacATAAAATGACATTTCTATACTTACATGTATGCAAAGGAATTAAGTTGAATCAGAAGTTGAATCAGAAACTTTCAGTGACTAACATCTGTAAACCAGGATTGGTCTTATTAAAATCGTCAGACATGTCAGATGAATCTGACATCTATTGGGTGCTTTGTAAGCAAGTGCTTGGCCAGCAGATatatgtaaaaatatttattacTTACAATTTTTACTTAGATTTGTTAAATTCAAAAGCAATGATCTTCAGTGTATATTTTACAATACCTCATTGCTGTGTGTAAGGTATCAATTTTCAAGTTGAATGAGATGAATTGAGATCAGTGAGATTTGTAAGAAGTGAGATTTAAGAGTCAGATCAGATGTCGATATTATGAATGTCCATTACCCCAGTGATGATAGAGCAAATAACAAGCCAATTAAATATTTGCTACAGCTAAATATATTTCTTGCTAAATGTTGTAACTTTGACAGGTTACTGATGATCATTGTTAACACTCTTTAGAATAGTAGTGTTGCAAATGAGGCACGTGTATGGAGCAATTTTTCATTAAGAATGCAATACCTTTGCACCAATTCTCAATTTAGGAAGTACTTAAAATTATAACATAGAGCTCTTGAGGGtttcatattgtgaaatggacaaataaaTAACCCTCATCAAACTGGACTATGCATTCATGAGATGTGATCTTTTTGACAGATTACTGATGATCATTGTTAACACTCTTTAGAATAGTAGTGTTGCAAATGAGGCACGTGTATGGAGCAATTTTTCATTAAGAATGCAATACCTTTGCACCAATTCTCAATTTAGGAAGTACTTAAAATTATAACATAGAGCTCTTGAGGGtttcatattgtgaaatggacaaataaaTAACCCTCATCAAACTGGACTATGCATTCATGAGATGTGATCATTTCATTGCTGGAAACAACCAAGTACAAAAGTTAACAGCATGGTTTGGTCATCTCAAAATCATTTTTACTGACATTGGACTCATTTAACAGCACAATGTGTGACAAAATACTTTTTAGCTGGCATGCTTGATCGCTTGGGTATTATATGATATTCAGACACAAAACATTGTacctaaaaatgtttttgtatttcaatttcaaattatgGCCAGTCAGATACCTGAAACCATAGCTACAATATATGAAAATGTATACAACAGTATTTATGGTTTTGAAACAATGTATAATAATAGATGCATACTTCACCCAATTTACAGTATAATTATgcacataattttaaaatgtacagtattgtacataatgTTTAAAAGGTTGACTGAAAATGGCAGTATTATCAGGACTTGATTTTACAAAAAATACTTGCAGTGTTCTTCAGGAGTGTCAGTTTTTACCATGAAATGACACAGGATAAGTGTGGGACTTCAAGCTCTGTGTCGAACACTTTTTGGGAAATCCACTATGTTGAAAACTATATCCCTATTTCAGTTATATTTCACTTATTATGTGTGTTCTCTGATAATTAGCCATGCAGAGTTACAGTGTACGTCTAGTGCAGGCCTATACATTCAAGAATTGTTTTCCCTTATCGCTATAATAATTCTGTtaaatcactacttctacagcgaatagcatGCCTATTTGATTCCTTTGTTCCAAGTCAATCAGTTAATAAACTCAATAATGTGTCAAGTATGATGTTTGTAAGTCCCTGAAGCCTTGTTGTGGAGACGTTTGCAAGTCATTGTTAAATTAAGCCCTGATCAATTAAGTTTTCTTGCAGCAGGGATGAAAGTATTATGTaactgtaaaatgtttttttctttggTCTATGTATTGTATGTGATAGTACAACGTGTATCAGAATGATTCGGGCATGTTGGTTTCCAACTAGTGTAGGAGATTACGTTTTAGcataatttttggtcaaattttggaaaaggcagtctcttcaataaacattggaAAACGTTTGTACCAATTCTTTGATATATGTTGTAGAAACAAGAGTTTGAGTAATGTATGTGTATGCTATGTGGATCCACATGTATATCCTATTGTTATGAGTGTATGAGACATGTGGATCAtcatgaaaaaatttcaaaatgtgagACAGAAAACCATGAAATTAAGATATTTGATTCCAATAAATTAAGTAAAAGATCACATTGTTGTCCTTGGAGTTTTAATATTGTCGAGTTCTAGAATTACAAATAGTGTATTGATATTAGTTTCATATATCTAATATGATCTACGTTTAGACCATGCCTTAACTCTTTTTTGCCCTACCTCTTACTTCCTTGACAATATGTTTGATTTTTAATGACATACTGCCAATCAATTGTCTTCTCCACAAGAATAGaacatattttaaatttaaaatctggAAATACTGTTTTCAAATCAATTCATAGCACAAAATTATGTAAGCAGTTGTGTTAACACCCAATACATGCTGTCATTTTGCGTTCTTTAGTGGTATTCATGAAGGAGCTACTGATGACGAAGCTATTTAATGCTGATAGTGGTCTTGATGaaatggctatctactgctgatagtggtcttgatgaagtagcgacctactgctgatagtggtatggattgaagtagctatttactgctgatagtggtatagGATAACTTTGTGCAGTTAACTTAAGTTTGTACTTGCTGAAGAGTAAAGGACTTCTCTAAATAAATCCCTTTCAACTTCATAGACATTATTCTGTGTATAATATATCACAGTTTTAATAGTGTTTGTGCCACATTTAACCAActaatttgcatcaaaaatgACACTTAATAGGATGCCTAAATGATTTATTGCAGATAGTGATGCGGAAAATTACCATTATATGTCTTTTACATAGATCTAGGTTTTCATTCACTGCATGAAGTCAAAAATAAAGTAGTTATATAATAGAAGTCAGTGGCATGCAATGCATCACCCTGTTAAGAATCACAATACATCACCCCTGTTCTGaaatttttcttcatatttttcagttaaaacttaaaattttttgaaaattatgaaTTCCAATGTTAATGAAATCAGGCTGTCAGAAGACTGAAAGGAAAGAGTATGTAGGGTTTGCAGTTGTGGAGTTAAGGTGGGTGGTGTGATTTCACATGTTTTACCTATATGTAAGCCCATCACTCAAAATTTCTTATTCCAAATTTTTAGTAAAACTGCTTCAGTGGTTAGGATATTAGGAGCCAAAATGTAAtgcaatcaagctaaatgagtgatgtcgatcaaaatcaaaattcagtttccaagttcattacatgagccattcccAGCACCTTATTTcgctgaaaaccccatcaaaattagACTAACGGatccagagatatggtcatttttgtgttgctcaaaacaataaaatacaaaggaaattgaGTACTAGACTAGTATATATCTcgaaatcaatattcctgacatgCAACTCATTTTGTTTCATCACATCACAGATGTGTAACTCAGTGGCCTAGTAAAGTACATGCTTGTGCAAGGGGTGGTGCATGGTTTATACCATTTGAACTAAACATATATTCCATATATCTCAGGCATATACTAGCGTTACAAGAAAAATACAAGCGTTCTTctgatgttatcttaattttgatGTGGCGAGATAGTGAAGAGACTTTCAATTGGGTCACCCACTTGTAATGCCCTAAACATAAGCTTCTTTTACTTTCTTAATTACTACTCTATTTGCTAAGTGGTTTCTACCCAAGGACACAAGGCACTTAAAGGAATCAAGGAGCAAGGAAAGAAAATATGTCAGATAAAAAGATGAGTTTATGAAGAAAATGATGTTGTTAGAGTGCAGCATTAGTTTTAAGTAACACTTGGCATGCAAGTTGACCTAATCCTATCTTTAACCTGTTGTAACTTATGGGACACTTTTGATTTGACTACAtagtaaacatttcaaaaaaagtaactaaccccccttaaaaaatggccattattcaaaaagggactattgtattacaaatctgtaaaatgtgttggaagcagaatttaattctgcgcattttgacacctcatttgatatgatagcccAGAAAATAAAACACCAGCCAAttcaatgtagtgaggtccagatttgaaagttgcacttgcatacaatacaaaaacactcggatatcattacacagatttccttccattataatgaatacaaaatcaatacaatttactgcaactttcaaatcttgggttacattgatttaaatgtacactgtgacatcaatatttagttaATTGCTACAAACgaagtgtcaaaatgtgcagaaataaattctgcttccaatgcattttacagatatgtaatacaatcacccgtgtttataatggttattattttaaggggggtagttacttttttgagatgtttacttacaCTGCTCAAAAAAGTATTGTTACAGTGGtacacttttttttagaaaaaagcaaattattataatataaaatgTCCATGGCTTAACTGATCTGGCATCGGTACTGTGATGCTTTTCTGCATCTATTTGAGTACAGAAATAATGTGAACATTAAATTTTAATGGAGAATGAATGTGGCATAGTGGGTAATGTACTCCCTCTGGTTAAAACTAATTACCTGA encodes the following:
- the LOC140158356 gene encoding LOW QUALITY PROTEIN: uncharacterized protein (The sequence of the model RefSeq protein was modified relative to this genomic sequence to represent the inferred CDS: inserted 1 base in 1 codon), giving the protein METIENGYVIPFYDEPPMQSSKNNRSAYNNHEFVSEAISELVKLGSVEICQSPPHVINPLTVSIQPNGKXRLILDLRMVNKFIRKQSVKFEDMRTALLFLRKGGFMFKFDLKSGYHHIEIHPMHRKFLGFSWNLNGKVRYFRFSCLAFGLSSAPFIFTKIVRPLVKKWRSEGKAIVVFLDDGLGFGGSVDKAKEASDSIKADLIKSGFVPNIQKSIWSPTITLEWLGYDIDLESGAFGVTGRRVQDIHQSTTTILNYKDNSGNLNVKARLLASVAGKIVSTSLAVGNIARLMTKSLHVCVEGKENWESFVCVSEEAISELEFWRENIRTLNCAKVEPKTAASKIVYSDASSTGYGGYVVDMSDDIAHGQWNQVDARRSSAWRELKAVEMVMASFVKKLGNHVVKWFTDNQSVAAIATKGSMKTDLQEIALNIFGICVQDNISLEVEWVPRSDNERADYISRIIDADDWAISDYIFEKLDTRWGPSYNRQICQFYNAKLPRFDSRFWNPGCENIDAFTVDWSNENNWLVPPIHLIPRVLFHMMRWGAAGTLICPQWYAAPFWPILFPDGQTPIVGVVDIQELQYFPGMFVNGRYNNEQFVKQIARSAILAVRVQF